One genomic region from Mycobacterium basiliense encodes:
- a CDS encoding adenylate/guanylate cyclase domain-containing protein, with the protein METVTHQDGSFVEGPAYGSWLLGHVHESQRVHRIRIQSILTSVIAVTNVVGICVAIAIATVAVPAPNVLSDAPLWIPFAVVPAYIVVAFALGSYWLTRRTTQMLRWATEGRKPSPTDQRNALLAPLRFAVFHLLVWGIFTALLTTLYGMANSMFIPRFLFALTFCGLGVTTASYMFTEFALRPVAAMALAAGPPPRRWAPGITGRTIVVWLASSGVPVVGMALVAIFDLSLWEISDDEFAISVLIASTATLVFGLLLMWILSWLTTTPVRVVCMALKRVEMGELPGDLVVFDGTELGELQRGFNAMVAGLRERERVRDLFGRHVGREVAAAAERERPKLGGEDRHIAVVFIDIVGSTQLVTTQPPAEVVKLLNRFFAIVVDEVDRHRGLVNKFLGDAALAIFGAPNRLEHPEDQALAAARAIADRLATEVPECQAGIGVAAGQVVAGNVGANERFEYTAIGEPVNEAARLCELAKSFPSRLLASSETLAGASETVCAHWRLGDSTTLRGLAAPTRLATPVEPTRPDG; encoded by the coding sequence GTGGAGACGGTGACACATCAAGACGGCTCGTTCGTGGAGGGTCCGGCCTACGGATCCTGGCTGCTTGGGCATGTGCACGAAAGCCAACGGGTTCATCGGATCCGCATCCAAAGCATCTTGACCTCCGTCATCGCGGTCACGAACGTAGTCGGAATCTGCGTCGCGATAGCGATCGCGACGGTCGCCGTGCCGGCGCCAAACGTACTCTCCGATGCGCCGTTGTGGATTCCATTCGCCGTCGTACCGGCCTACATCGTGGTCGCATTTGCACTGGGCAGCTATTGGCTCACCCGGCGAACCACGCAGATGTTGCGCTGGGCAACCGAAGGCCGAAAGCCCAGCCCCACCGACCAGCGCAATGCGCTCCTGGCTCCGTTACGGTTTGCCGTCTTCCATCTCCTTGTGTGGGGAATCTTCACGGCGCTCTTGACGACCCTTTACGGCATGGCCAACAGCATGTTTATCCCGAGATTCCTTTTCGCGCTGACCTTTTGCGGTCTTGGAGTGACCACAGCCAGCTATATGTTCACCGAGTTCGCCTTGCGTCCCGTCGCCGCGATGGCACTAGCGGCAGGCCCACCGCCGAGACGGTGGGCCCCGGGGATCACCGGTCGAACGATAGTCGTCTGGCTCGCTAGTTCGGGTGTACCTGTCGTCGGCATGGCTCTGGTGGCAATCTTCGACCTGTCACTGTGGGAAATCAGCGATGACGAGTTCGCGATATCGGTTCTGATTGCGTCCACGGCAACGCTGGTATTCGGTTTGCTGCTCATGTGGATCCTGTCGTGGCTGACCACGACACCGGTGCGGGTGGTGTGCATGGCACTCAAGCGTGTCGAGATGGGCGAACTGCCAGGAGATCTGGTGGTGTTCGACGGAACCGAACTTGGTGAACTGCAGCGCGGGTTCAACGCCATGGTCGCCGGCCTGCGCGAGCGCGAACGGGTACGCGATCTTTTCGGCAGACATGTCGGGCGTGAAGTCGCGGCCGCGGCCGAGCGCGAACGACCCAAGCTGGGCGGGGAGGATCGCCACATCGCCGTCGTTTTCATCGACATCGTCGGCTCTACGCAGCTGGTGACCACGCAACCCCCGGCCGAAGTGGTCAAACTGCTGAACCGGTTCTTCGCGATCGTCGTCGACGAGGTGGATCGCCACCGCGGCCTGGTCAACAAGTTCTTGGGTGACGCCGCGCTAGCCATCTTCGGCGCGCCGAATCGGCTTGAGCACCCAGAAGATCAGGCACTGGCTGCCGCGCGGGCCATCGCTGACCGGCTGGCCACCGAAGTTCCCGAGTGCCAGGCTGGGATCGGCGTGGCGGCAGGTCAGGTCGTCGCCGGCAATGTCGGCGCCAACGAGCGGTTCGAGTACACAGCGATCGGCGAACCGGTAAACGAGGCGGCTCGCCTCTGCGAACTGGCCAAATCATTTCCGAGCCGCTTGTTGGCATCATCGGAAACACTAGCGGGCGCGAGCGAAACCGTTTGTGCCCATTGGCGTCTAGGCGATTCTACGACGCTCCGCGGGCTCGCCGCGCCCACCCGGCTGGCCACACCCGTCGAGCCCACCAGGCCGGATGGCTAG